A single genomic interval of Meles meles chromosome 9, mMelMel3.1 paternal haplotype, whole genome shotgun sequence harbors:
- the LOC123950567 gene encoding protein IQ-DOMAIN 14-like encodes MLVHARGRTALPQAAAPRAGNPTLGPASTRLPLLRARSQVSGTATSKKLLPRRKQKPRSGAGGTRGRDQGRPGHIFPGRAPCTADTATTPAALGERSHPPPARAPGPARPFPSPRPPTFSGDRPHDQRPPSASAGSARGPLPRTPVPEPAPPATPPPKFARERRASRPTRAGADVSRVTLISIRDSPIV; translated from the coding sequence ATGCTTGTGCACGCGAGAGGTCGCACAGCTCTGCCCCAGGCTGCCGCCCCCCGCGCCGGGAACCCCACGCTCGGCCCCGCGAGCACGCGTCTCCCGCTGCTCCGCGCCCGGAGCCAAGTTTCTGGCACAGCCACTTCCAAGAAACTCCTTCCGCGGCGGAAACAGAAACCGCGCTCGGGAGCTGGGGGCACCCGCGGCCGCGACCAGGGCCGTCCGGGCCACATCTTCCCGGGGCGCGCGCCCTGCACGGCCGACACGGCGACGACCCCGGCCGCCCTCGGGGAGCGCTCGCACCCGCCGCCGGCTCGCGCCCCCGGCCCCGCTCGACCCTTCCCGTCGCCGCGGCCCCCGACTTTCTCCGGGGATCGCCCACACGACCAGAGGCCGCCCTCCGCTTCCGCCGGCTCCGCGCGGGGCCCGCTGCCCCGGACCCCGGTCCCGGAGCCCGCGCCGCCCGCGACTCCGCCGCCCAAGTTCGCCCGCGAGCGCCGCGCGTCCCGGCCGACGCGGGCCGGGGCAG